A genomic segment from Aegilops tauschii subsp. strangulata cultivar AL8/78 chromosome 1, Aet v6.0, whole genome shotgun sequence encodes:
- the LOC109777210 gene encoding disease resistance protein Pik-2, with protein MAGVGVGTGAMNSLLGKLTALLSDEYNLLKRVRKEIQFLKCELDRIQAFLHILADMEKFDDLTKKRRDSLRDLSYEMEDCIDRFMDRLGNRDAKRGFIKRTMRRLRTMWTRHDIANLVKDLKARVMEESERNERYKLDESYYSATRTVEIDLRITTLHEEVNGLVAMDGRVKHITALLMDESMELKVVPIVGSGGLGKTTLAMKVYRTIGGAFQCQASVSVSRTLDPVKLLKDILSQVDGDAYKECQSWEKEQVTRKIKQILTGKRYFIVIDDVWKEEHWKLLKSAFPENNNGSRIITTTRITDVANGCCSNSSGQPYKMEPLDDVASRKLFFKRIFSSDDSCPAELKDVSTRILEKCGGLPLAIITFASLLSNKTHKKDEWERLQESIGTGPSLDSDGNLKGMKDILLLSYWDLPHHLKTCLLYLCIYPEDCRIKCEELKWKWVAEGFLDRRWGRLDEVAENCINELINRNMIQPIDIDDDGTVKYCRVHDMVLDLIISLSDEENFATVLNGRICNSFPSKIRRLSMQSSGKEHKGAVGAITETKIHIRSLTVFESDKPIVPHLVDFHALRVLDLFGCDSLENKHVKHIGSSRQLRYLRIGYSKITELPVEIGKLQHLETLDLRCCYSLLRVPSTVVELQKLVRLFVGNKTQLPASGFRSLQALEELQFNETDDPVRFAEEVNESGKCNLRYLHTGEVMVKCLLCNPCSTYPCLQVLKIQPAIGMVPRGIASLKNLVKLFMIVNEFDQEDLQALMGMPSLAHLQLCVKWAIKEEKLTVGSNGFKLLKFFDFQYLDTMFPHSFEEPMSPGGLRLTFAPGAVPALRRIRFDLDPMWVALDFFANLGVEYFSVLAHLEIVISCFQAAPGRVKALECSIEKVIKLNPDREICVRRIAKDQMMKDLLDRMLQHLNL; from the exons ATGGCGGGGGTGGGCGTTGGGACGGGGGCGATGAACTCCCTCCTCGGCAAGCTCACCGCCTTGCTCAGCGACGAGTACAATCTTCTCAAGCGGGTCCGCAAGGAGATCCAGTTCCTCAAGTGCGAGCTGGACAGGATTCAGGCCTTTTTGCACATACTGGCGGACATGGAGAAATTCGACGATCTGACCAAGAAAAGAAGAGATAGCTTGCGCGACCTCAGCTATGAGATGGAGGACTGCATCGACCGCTTCATGGACCGGCTTGGCAACAGAGACGCCAAGCGAGGGTTCATAAAGAGAACTATGCGTCGCCTCAGGACGATGTGGACACGACATGACATCGCAAATCTCGTCAAAGACCTCAAAGCTCGCGTCATGGAGGAGAGTGAGCGGAATGAAAG GTACAAGCTTGATGAGAGTTACTATAGTGCAACGAGGACGGTGGAGATAGACCTGAGGATTACCACGCTCCACGAAGAGGTCAATGGCTTGGTGGCAATGGATGGCCGAGTGAAGCACATTACTGCCTTGTTGATGGATGAGAGTATGGAGCTGAAAGTGGTGCCGATTGTCGGATCTGGAGGGTTGGGGAAGACGACCCTGGCCATGAAGGTCTATCGCACGATTGGAGGAGCCTTCCAATGTCAAGCATCTGTGTCTGTGTCACGCACTCTTGATCCGGTGAAGCTGTTGAAGGATATTTTGTCTCAGGTCGATGGAGATGCGTATAAAGAATGTCAGAGTTGGGAGAAAGAACAAGTAACCCGTAAAATCAAACAGATCTTGACCGGAAAGAG GTACTTCATTGTTATTGATGATGTATGGAAAGAAGAACATTGGAAATTGCTCAAGTCAGCATTTCCTGAGAATAATAATGGTAGTAGAATAATTACTACTACACGCATTACTGATGTAGCTAATGGGTGTTGTTCCAACTCTAGTGGTCAACCCTATAAAATGGAACCTCTAGATGATGTTGCTTCTCGGAAATTGTTCTTCAAAAGAATTTTCAGCTCAGATGATTCTTGTCCCGCTGAACTGAAAGATGTTTCTACTAGGATCTTAGAAAAATGTGGCGGTCTACCACTGGCTATAATTACGTTTGCAAGTTTGCTTTCCAATAAGACACATAAGAAGGATGAATGGGAGAGACTGCAAGAATCCATTGGTACTGGTCCTTCGCTTGATAGTGATGGGAACTTAAAAGGGATGAAAGATATATTGTTACTTAGTTACTGGGATCTTCCACACCACCTGAAGACTTGTTTGTTGTACTTGTGTATATATCCAGAGGACTGCAGGATCAAGTGTGAAGAACTGAAATGGAAATGGGTGGCTGAAGGATTCCTTGATAGACGATGGGGACGTCTAGATGAGGTAGCAGAGAACTGTATCAATGAACTTATTAATAGAAATATGATCCAGCCAattgatattgatgatgatgGTACTGTGAAATATTGTCGAGTCCATGATATGGTGCTTGACCTTATCATATCTTTATCAGATGAGGAGAATTTTGCCACTGTATTAAATGGACGTATCTGCAATTCTTTTCCAAGCAAGATTCGTCGTCTGTCCATGCAATCTAGTGGCAAAGAGCATAAAGGGGCAGTTGGGGCAATTACAGAGACCAAGATACATATTCGCTCATTGACTGTGTTTGAGTCAGATAAGCCGATAGTACCCCATCTTGTGGACTTCCATGCTTTGCGGGTGTTGGATCTTTTTGGATGTGATTCGTTGGAAAACAAGCATGTAAAACACATAGGTAGTTCGCGTCAGCTGAGGTATTTGAGAATTGGCTATTCTAAGATTACTGAGCTTCCTGTTGAAATCGGAAAGCTGCAGCACTTAGAGACTCTCGATTTGAGATGCTGTTATTCACTTCTAAGAGTGCCATCAACTGTTGTGGAGTTGCAGAAATTGGTACGCCTGTTTGTTGGCAATAAAACACAATTACCTGCAAGTGGGTTCCGGAGTCTGCAAGCCTTGGAGGAGTTACAATTCAACGAAACTGACGACCCTGTGAGATTCGCTGAGGAAGTAAATGAGTCAGGCAAATGCAACCTTCGCTATCTTCACACTGGCGAAGTGATGGTCAAGTGTCTGCTCTGTAACCCATGCAGCACCTACCCGTGCCTCCAGGTTCTTAAAATTCAGCCAGCTATTGGAATGGTTCCTAGGGGAATAGCCTCTCTCAAGAATCTGGTGAAACTGTTCATGATTGTCAATGAATTTGATCAAGAGGATCTCCAAGCCCTTATGGGCATGCCTTCTCTGGCCCATCTTCAGCTATGCGTTAAATGGGCCATCAAAGAAGAAAAGCTGACCGTGGGTAGTAATGGATTCAAACTGCTAAAGTTCTTCGACTTCCAATATTTGGATACCATGTTTCCTCATTCTTTCGAGGAACCAATGTCACCGGGTGGACTGCGGCTAACATTTGCACCAGGTGCTGTGCCAGCACTCCGACGGATCCGTTTTGACTTGGACCCCATGTGGGTGGCGTTAGACTTTTTTGCAAACTTGGGTGTCGAATATTTTTCAGTCCTTGCACACCTCGAGATCGTAATTAGTTGTTTTCAAGCAGCTCCAGGCAGGGTGAAGGCTCTGGAGTGTTCCATTGAAAAAGTAATCAAATTGAACCCTGACCGTGAAATCTGTGTCAGGAGAATCGCAAAAGATCAGATGATGAAGGATTTGCTCGATCGTATGCTGCAGCACCTCAATTTGTAA